The DNA region AGTCGGAACGCGAGCTAAGCACTTCAAAACAACATCGTTTGGTAGCGACGACGAAGAAACACAAGCCAGGGTCGGGTCGTAGCTTGCCGGTACGCGAGCTAAGCAGTTCAAAATAACATTGTTTGGTAGCGACGACGAAGAATATTGgtttctataaattatatttatagcTCGTCTGATGATATCATTGAAGAGTCTTTTAAGTAACGACCACATCATTGACAACGAAGCACGATGATTTTCTTCTTGCGGTTCACTTTGGCTTTTGAGTCACCTGCGGTAGACATCACCTATGCAGTAAGCTTAAagctggctctgataccaactgatagAGAGGCGGAAGCTTAAAGCTTGAGAATTAGTGATCAAGATCGAGCTTGACGAATGGGATAAACTCTTGGCGAAGTTGATACTCTCAACTCGTCAAAAGGGTTTTCGAATTGTTAATACTCTTAACAAGTTCGAAGATTGGCTAGAGTACTCCTCTAAGTGCTGTAAAGCTCTGTAAataattgttattaaaaatCAAGATGCTCTTTCTACATTCTCGTGATCTTCTTTTTTAGGAGAAAGAAGATCCCAAGCCCTAAGCATAATGGAAAAACAAAGACTAAAGCctgaaattaaaagaaaattaaagcctaatgtaaaaaggaaaaactaaaCACCGACATTGTGTAGAAGCTTCTCGAGTCTATGCTGCATCAACTACGGTTAGGAGGAGAGACTAAAGAAAAATAGTAAAGGGAACCCTAATTAAGACAATTATGTTATTATAGCTATGATCTGAACTACAAATTTAGaggtaaaatagaaaataagatGAGTTGACCAGATATTATGAGATGTCCGAATCTGGTCAAGGCAGCTGGGGAGCGATGGTAAATTTGAACGCAGCGCTGAACTCTTAGGGTTTTGGAGACGATGGCTTTAGCATACTAGCAAGGATGAACGAACCTTTATTAGGCTAGATTATTGCTTTGTCCCATGTAGAATACAAGCCTAcgatcaaaaaacaaaaaaaaaagcgaaaATAAAACAAGAGTAATCCCTTATGTattgtttgaaaaatattacaacatttgaattaaaatgatttttagaaTCCTTATAAACATAGGCTAGTgcatcttaaaatatttatatttttcattaaattaattatagatttgataacaatctatgtatcttctatttttttgatcttatgtattaaaataaattaaacatataataaaatttagttttttttctatacattgcattttgaatttttaaaatgataataaattaataaaaatgttaaatgtaccatattaaaaaatttgtgaTCATGATTCTAAactttttatcacaaaatacaaataatcataaaaacatataaatgatcataaaacTATACATGCATAAGAAGTCTCATTTAATAATACTTAGATACGAATCTGCGCAGTGCGTGGATATTgttctttctatttttatactatgatatttttatgtaattgaCATTAAACATGTGATTTATTATCCGGAATTCGGATATGATCTTAAATTCGCTCCGGATTCGctccaaaatagaataattgGGATGCCTGGATCTGAATCCATATAGTAAAATCTCGGATCCGTCAAAATCGAATTTGAATCCGGATATCTTAATTTTATCCGGATATCTGGATTCAGATCCttgcttttaaaatatttaatttttaaattttattaatatttatatttgatatattaatatttatacataaaatcagtgttatagtatttttttaataataccTTTTTTGTCATCTAATAATATCATATGCAAAAATgtattcattgttttttttaaatgtttaattgatgtaatatttttagattttttgtattttaaaaatattttaaaaataaaattatatttacggATCTGAATCCTGATCCTCACGGATATCAATAATATTTAACAGATATTTAAACTCGGATATCCAGAAGACACTGAtctgaattaaaatattaaaatcatggATCCGACGGATATGGATCCAAATCCGGGTACCCTTACTTTCCTGGATATCCAGATCCGTTTCCTAATTgacatttatttaatatattttctttagataTATTGATATGTTCGTGGAAGCTTGGTTTCAAATCAGTATTTCCCCTTTTAGGTAAATCCTATTTAAGGGGTTTATACAACCCGTTCAGGTAATCTAAATATTGGCATCAGATTCGATTCATGTATTTTTCGATAAATTCAaagtttgtattattatttaaaatacatacaTCATTgacaaattttggatttttatttaaaatacatacaGCATTgacaaattttggatttttattcaTCCAAatttatatctctataatattatttgagaagtcagttttctATATGACGCGTTCAcattaactctcacgatggttgattacgtATATACccctaattaattaaaatattatatatgactAGCATTAATAATGTATTTCctttttcataataattaactttttaatttaattttcattttttaaaacacacataaataaaaaaggaaatatttataagatattaaaatataatattgtaataaaaacgaactttaattctttttatatttNNNNNNNNNNNNNNNNNNNNNNNNNNNNNNNNNNNNNNNNNNNNNNNNNNNNNNNNNNNNNNNNNNNNNNNNNNNNNNNNNNNNNNNNNNNNNNNNNNNNTTTActgttaattctttttttttattaaaactttaataggtttttaacttaaatttcgttttttacaaaaacacataaacaataaaaaggtgtatatatatattaaattatatagatttatataaaacaagtttttattctttttatttttattaaacaaaaaaatcaatatatatataacctttGAGATAtactttacaaaataaattgaaaaaggaaataatatAGATATCATTATACAatactaattttattataattatattttataaaatgattaaaataattttaaaccacataaactgattatttaatatcatttcACAAATGTGACTATTTTAAAAACaagatacatatttaaaatgtgaggctaataaagaagataaaatagtatttttacgATAAATATTAGTTTGACTAACTAATTACTTTTTGCAACaaaaaattatcatatattatcatttttattttttttatttttatagttattaactgaaaactgaataaacaattCAAACAATGTTAGAATGaaaattaaacttattaatatGGCTTGATCTGAACTGAATATAAGCAAATTGATGGGAGAAAAAACATGAGTTTTTGGTGTAACTATCCTATGAATTTCTGAAcacttcaattttttaattttatcaaaaacaatgtatatcaaattatacacaatcttacaaaatatattattcaaccCAAGCAAAATATAACTAACAAGGTTATTCTTATTTTAgtctaatttaataaaatattttgatttatttcaaaaaaaaaaaatacaacctAATATAGCAAATATGAATTACCAAACTAAAAAAATACGAAATATCAAATCAACCAATTgttatgatttgattattttatatattcataaatgtgcatgaattttcaaaatattaaaagttatgtGTACTAATGcaacttttatttaatattttttcctatttttctgaaacaacatatatttcagatatataaaaatttaaagtgcAAATATGTATAAGAGGATGAACtgaaaattgattaaaaataggGGATGAACTGAACTATTTGAAGTTCAGAAAACAGTAATTCAACTTTaacataattaagaaaataaaccaAACTTTTTGGTCAATTTATAAGAATAAAAGTAACtcaatttaccaaaaatatatatttgagttaatatgacatattatatttagaaaTCACATATCTAACTAAGACAGTAACAtaattatactaataattttttatttatcatccatataaattgcaaaataatctAATACTTATAAACAAACAAGAGAAAATATCTAATAGTacttataatttaattattttataaatgtttatatccATGAAAATCACATAGTTTGTATTTACATCTAAACTAAGCAAATATCCAAAACCAGTTTTAGTTTCAAATAACTAAGACTTACAATATAGGATTTTTAATACTAAAACCTctcaactaagtttgttttgggttaaaACCctcaaactaagtatttaatgaaataacccccaaactaattttattttgtcttgtaAACTGTCAATTGTATCATCCACATATAGAATATGACTTGTGCAAtgacacaaatatatttttattttatttttagatcaaaatttttatgataatgtataataaaattgttttatgcAGTAACAGTAGATTGAGAAGACTAGTGACAATTATATTCATATCATATGTATCATAACTCAAGGGGACTCTCAAAGTGAAGAAAAGCTTGTCATCTTGTTCACCTCACCCAGATTATATTCATAAATTCAAATCAATATTCATCCACCATCCGGTAAGAAAATAGATTGATGATTAAAAGTTACAATGCAAATCGGTGGTCCTCACAAGCACGACTGCTCGGTTGAGACATTTGATAACCTGAAGATTCTCACACGGTATGTAACAAAAATAATCACCATATTTCTTCACACCATCAATAATATTATTCAACTATAATTTATAATGAAAGTCCTAGACAACACCAGGCATAAGTATCGACATCACCAGAAACCACGAACTCACTCCACTCGACCCTTCCATGGATCTCTACTCCAACCTTATCCAAAGCGATCATCGAACACCAAATCTTCTCGTTGCGGTCTTCCCACAGCAACGCAAGTTTCCCATTGCATTCCACCATATTTGGCACCGCATCACAACACAAACCTTTAACCTTTCTCCATATCTTCCCTTCCGTATCATACCACATTAACCCAAACTCATGGTAAAAACCGTAGATCAAACTGTTTATCACACACGCTTTAATTATATTCTCTGTATATTCTTGCGATAGCTCAAGATTCTCACAGGTACCATCTTTTGTGTCGTAGATTGTGTGACGATATATAGAAAAGCTCATACCATAAACCTTTCCATCTAGGGCCACTGTTTCACGAAATTCATTCCACTTGGATACTTTCTCGTATGTGATTTTCCCATGGGGACCTAATGGCCCAAATTCCCAAGTTTGAGTATTTGGGTCAAAAACCTCAACCTGGTTGATCTCGTTCCAGCACCCTCCTATTACGTATATTTTCCCATCCACCACTGCCACGCCTGCTCCCTTTCGGGCCACCTTCATGCTAGGACCCTTACTCAGCTTGCCAGACCGGGAATCAAAGATAACTAAGCCGCATGAACACTCTGCATCGTAATCCGATCCACCGATGAAATAGATCTTAGAACCTAAGGATAAAGTGGGACAAGTGCGCATATTTTGATTTGTTGAAATATCAACTGACTTCCAAGgacttgttttcttctcttttgagTTGAAAGTGACCCAATGAAACGTCCTCCAGCCACGACGAGTGGAATCAATATAGAACACACACAAGAGGGGATCATCTTTCATGGCCGCCAGTAAGGACCGCATCTGCGCAAGCTCACCTGAAAGCACAAGAGATTGGAAGTTTTTGCAAACACAAGCGAGAGTCCGGTCGTGGCTTGTCGGGACCCGAGCTAAGCAGTTCAAAACAAGATCGTTTGGTAGTGACAACAACAAAGAATCACAACCCAGGGTCCGGTCGTAGCTAGTCGGAACGCGAGCTAAGCACTTCAAAACAACATCGTTTGGTAGTGACGAcagagaattttttttctttttcttcttttttgttttggatttttttctttttgtttttgaagaCAGAGAATATTGGTTTCtgtaaattatgtttttagctCGTCTCATGATATCATTGAAGAGTCTTTTAAGTAACGACCACATCATTGACAACGACGCTTGATGATTTTCTTCTTGGGGTGGCACTTTAGCGTTTTTGTCGGCTGCGGTAGACATCAAGCTATGCAGTAGGGTTCGGAGAAGAGATTAAAGAAAAAGGgtaaaggaaaccctaattaAGACAAGTATGTTATTGTAGCTATGATCTGAACTAAAAATTTAGaggtaaaatataaaataagatgaGTTTACCAGATATTATGAGATGTACGAATCAGGTCAAGGCAGCGGGGGGAGCGATGGTAAATTTGAACGCAGCGCTGAACTCTTTAGGGTTTTGGAGACGATGCTTCAGCATACTAGCAAGGATGAACGAACCTTTATTAGGCTTGATTATTGCTTTGGCCCATGTAGAATACAAGCCTACGATCACAAAAGCGATATTAAAACAAGAGTAATCCCTTATGTAttgtttgaaaaaatattgtaacATTTGAACTAAAAGGATTTTTAGAATCCTTATAAACATAGGCTAGTgcatctaaaaatatattatattttttattaaattaattatagatTTGATAACAATCTATGTATcttctatcttctttttttgattttatgtattaaaataaattaaagtaaattaattatagataaaataaattaaaactaattaagtaaaataaataaattaaaatattgttagATAAAAATCTATGTATCTTCtatctttttctattttatgtaataaaataaattaattatagatttttatgatattatgtatttttatttttttcttatatattgtattttgaattttgacaaatgataataaattaatacaaCTGTTAAAAAtaccatattaaaaaatttgtgatcatggttttaaactattttataataaaatatacataatcaTAAATTCGtataaatgatcataaaacTGTACATGCATAAAAAGTCTCATTTAATAGATAATTaagttaaaatatatctattaaaatatatatcatataaaaatataaaaatagataagtatctaaattttgaaaatttcgtTAAACAagtatttaaaacttaatatttaaatttaatttttattgaagTTATGGAATTGTAAAATCTCaagaaaagatattttattaaataaaaatacacacATTGGGTCTCTCATCTCTATAGTTTATAATATAGTAATGACAATTTGAAGGAACAGACATTTACATGGTTTCTAATCTCGATATTTTTTTCATTCGCTGCGTATGTAAAGCAATATTATGTAACATACTCGTTCCTTTGGAAGTAAAAAAATTGCTtgtagttttgaatttttggcAGAATATAAACGGAAGACAATCCTCCCGTAAAGCAAATCTTGTATTTTCAACTTCCACACCGCACTCTAAACACATGACTTAACAAAAAGTTTATATCACTTAAAATACATGTAGAGATTTCTTCAAACTTCTCCCTATAAAATCAGTCGATCAAAttatacaacatatatatataagagaaacACAAAGCAAACATAATTTTTCATCCATAAGTGGAAAATGAGGAACATTACTAAAAACCAGACCATGTTACTGCTTGTTGTTACACTTTTAGTGGTGATTGCGTACCAAGAGGGAGAAGCCATACAATGTTCACAGATAACCATGTACTTAGCACCATGTTTGTCTTATGTAAAAGGTGGAGGAAACCCGCCTCCTCCGTGTTGCGCCGGGCTTAATAATCTAAAAGCCTCAGCGCCGGGGAAACCCGATAAACAAGCAGCTTGTCAATGCTTGAAGAGTGTAGCTAATGCTATATCCGGATTCAACGATGACAATGCCAAACAACTCCCTGGTAAATGCGGTGTTAGTGTGGGGGTCCCTTTCTCTAAGAGCGTGGACTGTAACAGGTATATAGTATATTGCAAAAGCATCCATTTATCATATTAGAAAAACACCTGAAATCTTTTAGTTTATACAAAAACAAAGAGATGagattattttctaaatatgaTAGATTGATGCTGTTGCACgtcaagtatatatatataagcctCATTCTATAAATAATAATCCTTTAATTGGCCTTCATTATTTGTATTGAAACAGCATAAACTGAAAAGAAGGACTACCAACGGCCATGCAGCAATAATATAAAGTGTGGAATTCAACGGCCATATCCTGAAAGAGCAAAAAGCATTATAACAAAACTGTTTGGATACTTTATACAtgtaatcatataaataaactGTGGAATTCATACATGCTAGACAATTTTCTCTAGtctaaatgttttaaattttttaagtaGGAGTAATTAGCCAAGTTAATTATCTTTGATTAGTACTATTAACAGAAAACAGTATAGTAGTGTATCTACTTTATAGCATGTGAACAAAAGTAAGACGCTttccgtgacaaaaaaaaaaaaaaaaagaacaaaagtaAGACGCTTCTATGCTTTTTCTACCACACAACCTTTCACCACACTGTGATCCCCATCTCCAGTTCCTAAACAGCAAAAATAGGGGGCAAATATGTCTTTTGCTCATATATTTGGGTTAATTAGCGAAGTTTTGTATTTAATTACACAGGCCCCAACATTTAATAGTGGTTGTCGGTAATAACATAAGCTTACTCGTCTTGCTCTCGTCGACAGACACCGATTGCCTTTTTTCCACCGTAATCTTCAAAGCATCCTCCGATCAAAAAAAGCAAAACTCTTTTCAGGAGATCTTGAATTCCTCATTACAGAGAgagatatagagagagagaggagtatGGAGGTATGAGAGGGGTGGGAGATGGCGAGGGGAGGAGGAgaatacaacaacaacaacaacggaggaggaggaggaggaggagttcTTCTTCTCTCGTACAAAAGAATCACTCTGCTCGTTTGCCTTTTCAACATCCTCATCGCTCTCTTTGTTCTTCGCTTTCTCTACGCTTCTTCTCTCCACATTTTTCCCAATCACGACAATGGTCAGGAGAGCAACACTCTCTTTTTTATTTACCTTGTTTGTTTGATGATAAGTTTCTCTATCTAAAAgcttctgtctttttttttttaatttaggtgTTAAGTACACAGCAGATGAGATTAGGAGAATGGAGGAATCGGTTCGGATTCGAAGATCTAAAGAACCTGTTGAGCTTGTTAGATTGGTTAGTGGTGATTGGTGAACTCTGTTTTACTTCTATTTAGATGCATTGGTTTCTCATGATTGTACAAAACCCATAAcaggtgaagaagatgaaacatgAGGTGGCCATTGCAGAGTCAAGTGTTGAGCTGTCTCCTAGTGTAAAAGGCAAACTAATCGATGAGATCTTGGAGCGTTTGAGAAGGTTGGAGGAGAAGTCTAACGTTACCCTTCTCAGAGGTTTGGTGCTCTTCATATCCTAACATTATAAATTgatctttgatttttttggtgCTAGGCTATGTCTTTTAGCATAAAGTCCTTACATTTGTGATGGTGTCTTGTTAACTAGATTTTGTCTTATTACCTAACCTATGCAAGATGTGGTCGTTGTTATCAGTGTAGGAATGGAACATAGCTCAAGATATCAATACTGATTGCTTTTCGATGCTTTATATGGTTGATCTGTTTTGGTTCCACCTTACACATTAAAAGAGCCATTGTGTGGAAGTGATAAGCTAGCTATCAATACATGTCAAGCAAATTAAGCATCGAAAACCAGCTGTATCTTAAAAACTGGCTGCAATAGTTTTCCTTTGACACATTCATGGTCACCCCCTTAATATCTTTCATTTGGCGAACAGAAGCTGTAGAAACGTGGCGCAGTGAGAAGCTGAAGGAAGCTAAAGAGCAGCTGATTCAAGAGAAAAATGGAGTAAATTCCACCATGATACAGGAGGAAGCAGGTAAGAAGCTGTTTTCAAGTTCTCATAGACAACAACCACAGATTCACTTTATGAAACCCCTGTGGATACTGgatcattttttgtttagtgTAATTAGAGGGGAACTCTTTTGTCCTGTAACTATCATATAGGGATGCTTGTAAGAGCTTTGGAGTTGGAGTGGGATGTGCTGTCGGAAGAGATTGGTCTTTGGTTACCTGCTGAGGTTCACAATGAAGTGCACGATGATAAACCCGAAGGAGAGGAAGAGCCTGGTACTATTTTATCAAGTGAACCAAGAAACTAATTGTATTTTTAACGAACTAAAAGCTCACGAGGCTatctatcttttctttttttttttacttaacaGAGGAGGTATTAGCAGGAAGACCAGTGCCAGCTGTATGTAATGCAGAGCTTCACACAGATTATGGTGGTGCTGCAGTGAGATGGGGACTTACACATCATAAAGAGAGTGCAGCTGATTGTTGCCAAGCTTGCTTAGACCAGGCAAAGCGCGCAAGACCTGGAGAAATGAGATGCAACATTTGGGTTTATTGCCCATCTGAGTTTGGTTGCTATTCTCCAGATATTTATCAGCATAAACATCAGGAATGTTGGCTCAAATACGTAAGAAGTTACCTCTTTACCCAATTTCAGATTGTTGAAGTTAGAGTTGCATAATGTAAACTTGTCTCATAATAACTATGTCAATGTGAATTGCAGGCAGAGCAGCCAAAAGAGAATTTTAAAGACAGATATTCGGAATCATACAGAAATAACCACCCAAAGGCGCCTACTATCGTTCCATGGGTTTCAGGTGTTATAACGGCTCGACAATAAACCTTTGTTGACAGGACTGTATGATGGGACGATAGGAGAGAGATAGTTTTTGGTTATTTCATGTTGTGTTACCATTTTTCTGAGTCTTGAAAGATAAAGTTACCGGACCAAGATGCTAACATCTTTTGGTCAGTTGTATACACGAGAATAGAATGTTTATCTTGTGTGGTTTCTTAAATTCGTTTGTTTGTATTTTGAAACACATGGGGCTTACAACACCATATGGTCGAAGTCTAATATTGGGATCATGAGTATGTTTTTGTCCAACCTTGTTCGATTGTGCTGGTTGCTATGCTACCTCATAGAGATGTAAGCTGTACTTTACTAGATTTG from Raphanus sativus cultivar WK10039 chromosome 8, ASM80110v3, whole genome shotgun sequence includes:
- the LOC108830143 gene encoding F-box/kelch-repeat protein At2g22030-like; the protein is MSTAADKNAKVPPQEENHQASLSMMWSLLKRLFNDIMRRAKNIIYRNQYSLSSKTKRKKSKTKKKKKKKNSLSSLPNDVVLKCLARVPTSYDRTLGCDSLLLSLPNDLVLNCLARVPTSHDRTLACVCKNFQSLVLSGELAQMRSLLAAMKDDPLLCVFYIDSTRRGWRTFHWVTFNSKEKKTSPWKSVDISTNQNMRTCPTLSLGSKIYFIGGSDYDAECSCGLVIFDSRSGKLSKGPSMKVARKGAGVAVVDGKIYVIGGCWNEINQVEVFDPNTQTWEFGPLGPHGKITYEKVSKWNEFRETVALDGKVYGMSFSIYRHTIYDTKDGTCENLELSQEYTENIIKACVINSLIYGFYHEFGLMWYDTEGKIWRKVKGLCCDAVPNMVECNGKLALLWEDRNEKIWCSMIALDKVGVEIHGRVEWSEFVVSGDVDTYAWCCLGLSL
- the LOC108830152 gene encoding uncharacterized protein LOC108830152, coding for MARGGGEYNNNNNGGGGGGGVLLLSYKRITLLVCLFNILIALFVLRFLYASSLHIFPNHDNGVKYTADEIRRMEESVRIRRSKEPVELVRLVKKMKHEVAIAESSVELSPSVKGKLIDEILERLRRLEEKSNVTLLREAVETWRSEKLKEAKEQLIQEKNGVNSTMIQEEAGMLVRALELEWDVLSEEIGLWLPAEVHNEVHDDKPEGEEEPEEVLAGRPVPAVCNAELHTDYGGAAVRWGLTHHKESAADCCQACLDQAKRARPGEMRCNIWVYCPSEFGCYSPDIYQHKHQECWLKYAEQPKENFKDRYSESYRNNHPKAPTIVPWVSGVITARQ
- the LOC108830149 gene encoding non-specific lipid-transfer protein 11-like, translated to MRNITKNQTMLLLVVTLLVVIAYQEGEAIQCSQITMYLAPCLSYVKGGGNPPPPCCAGLNNLKASAPGKPDKQAACQCLKSVANAISGFNDDNAKQLPGKCGVSVGVPFSKSVDCNSIN